One Megalopta genalis isolate 19385.01 chromosome 5, iyMegGena1_principal, whole genome shotgun sequence DNA window includes the following coding sequences:
- the LOC143259445 gene encoding uncharacterized protein LOC143259445 translates to MLIIISWRTWLNSTRGCSTTKRPMAWPHERYRELSEAASTPQRNPPGHQDSRLPRANGILGAPHTWSLRRRSYNLDVSVVPEDSVQQPAATRSSSTSTTDDGSHA, encoded by the coding sequence ATGCTCATCATCATCAGCTGGCGCACGTGGCTCAACAGTACCCGGGGTTGCTCCACCACCAAACGCCCCATGGCCTGGCCGCATGAACGATACCGTGAACTGTCAGAAGCGGCTTCGACACCCCAGAGAAATCCTCCAGGACACCAGGACTCGAGGCTACCCAGGGCGAACGGGATTCTGGGAGCTCCCCACACCTGGTCCTTACGTCGACGATCGTACAACCTCGATGTCTCCGTCGTCCCTGAAGATTCGGTGCAGCAACCGGCAGCAACCAGGAGCTCGTCGACATCGACCACGGATGATGGCTCGCACGCCTAA